The segment TAccaagttttgtttgttgttcatccCAAGTCTTTTGTTTATTAGACCCCTGACCTCCCTCCCCCTTATACATACTTCATCATCCAAATAAGTAGCTATAAAATATGGAAACCTATTTAGCTTTAGACTTCTTCTGGTGCAAAAATCCTTCAACACTTTAAATTTCTGCCATTAATCAATAATTTGTGAACTTCTTTTGAGGCTGTAGCGTCTGTCATTAAACCCATATGGtccagtaaaaacacaaatcaaatcaaagtctTAAGTTTGAGTTGAAACACCCACAATGATGTCAATGTAACATCATTTAACATATTTTCTCAGACTTCAGATATCTCCTTACAGAGATATACTGTAAACTGTTTGCACAGGCAGAGTAGTCTGTTGACAGACGTACTGAAATTCATGTATAAAATTGGTGTAATGCTTCTTTGATTGTACTTTCCCTTTGTATATGATACAGTATCTGAAGTTTGACTCTCTGCATGTGAGAAAATATCTTTCAAAGAAAATCAGGCTACAGTTCATTAAACAGCCTCCTCTGCGTTAACAAAGTAAGATCATTTGacttttaaactgttttttttttttattcttgtgtaCAACATGACATTCTTAAATAAAGATACACTTCATATGTACAGAGGAGTTATATCTGTTAATGACAAATTTTTCATACAATTGACCTAGTTAGAGTGTTATGTTGAACCAAAGCATGCGTCTATACAGCAGCTGTCTTAGCACACCTTAAAGGAAGTCAGGTTGAAGTCTCCTGTGACTCTGATGTAGTTGATGACATCTATGCCCACACGGTTAGGGAACTGGACTTCATGTCCATTAGGAAGCTCCACCTCAAACATTTCTCCAGTCAGCTTCAGCACAATCTGAAACAGAAAGGATGGTTAGAGAGTAAAATCGATTTTaccttttgtttaaaaaaaaacaaaaaacaacaaattggtAAAAAATCCTCAACAAACCTTTTTCTAACAATTTTCATTCAGTACACACATCTTCACTTAATTTACTTAGCCTGCTCACCTTCACATCTGAACCTCTCTGTAAGGGATTATATATTTCCCGCCTCTCATCGCCCCAACAGCCTGCAGTCTTTGAGTTGCAAACAACCACAGCTCCATCAGTGTCGTCATGGAAACGAGGATTAAAGTGCAACGCTAGGTCATCAGCATCGTGGCCGAGGTCGATCTGGAATCTGAGTTTATAAAACAAATGTAGTGTTAACATCTTGGAGTTTGCAGAGTTCGGAATATCACACAGACTTAAACATTAGATCTGCAACCAACAGCCAATTTTTTCCCCACAGCAACAATCTGAAATGTATGTACCGCTCAGAGTGCAATTTTATTCATTGGAGAGGctcatgtaaaataaatatgatgtgatgtgtgagCTTACCTCTCAGCGTCATGGAGAATTATTCCCTTTACTTTCAGCCGATCTCCAACCCGCAGATTTGCGTTCTTCAGTTCAAGTTGCTGAGAAACAGGTAAGGGTTTCAAATTATTCGATTAGAAAAAGCAAGATAATTGTTGGTCAGAAGGTCAGCAGACAGCAACCATTTGGtatctgttctgttttgttcaacaatattttaaattccAGAGTTCAGGAAAGCAAAATAGAAGCAGTATCAGATTTAAACTTACCATCCTGGTGTTAGTAAAGAGACCTGGAGCAGATGGAAGAAGAAGGATAATGGTCTTGGTACTGGGGCAAGGTCTTTTGTCCTGGGAGACACAAAGTGTTTATTTCTAATATAAAGTACAAAGGTCAAAGGAAAGGAATTTCAACAGTTCAAAATCAATGAAGTAGCCTAATCATTGCAGATCTACAGCTCTGTTTAATCATTGCTGTGAATCTAAGATTAATTCTCTTCTTGATTATAGAACAGAAGTAAGAGATGCCCCTCTGAAATGGTAAACAAATGAGGTTTCGGCTGAGGGCCACTGTAAACACGGAGGAGGGTCCTGACGCTCTCTGTTATGTTAACACCTGGTTGAGTGTACTGTACCTGTGGCATTAAACCAGGTTATAATGCCATTAACATTGTCACAGTTCAAAAAAGACAATTGATATTCATATTGTGgtctacaaacaaacaaagcaattaAAGAGACACGTGAAAGTGCAAATTAGCAAAGAAAATACAAGTCATCTTCTATAGTCATCTTCTACATCTTCTACTGagtttccatttctgggtcacggttggtgctggagctaatctcagctcactctgggtgagggcagggtcaccctggacaggcaaccagtccatcacagggccaacaaagaGACatagaccaacaaccactcacactcacactcagacaatttagtcatcaattaacccaaacatgatgcatgcacactccacacagaaaggccccaggccaggaaccaaacttGCAAACCTTCTCACATAaaaattttcaaacaaaagaaaaaaaaaatctgaataaatacatataatataaaaaatattttaacaattatttcTGACTGTGGTCCTTCAGCTGGAAGCCACTGAACTAGGGAGGATGTTATCATCTGAGTCCTGACATGAGCAATGGTAATGAGAATAACCCGAGAATAGACTTCAATGAGCAGGGGGAAGTTGTTAAATACCTGTTTTTGTCGCTTATGTGATAATTGAGGGCATGCAATGATTTTGCTACATTGTCATTGGTCACAGTATTAAAGTTTAACTCAATGGCAtgactttctttctgtcatgttACCTAGACAGAGGGTGTTAAGGTAGAAAGGAACAGGACCTAAAACTGAGCCATGGGGAGTACCACAGTGGATATGATctgaggaaaacacagaatCGCCTCAACTGACTGAAAAGTTTTTCACAGTTAGATAAAAGATGAACCACAGAAGGGAAGCAATAAATGTGTCTACATGTTCCTCTACACAGTTTAACGGTGTGATTGATGGTCTCAAAAGGGTGAGAGGGCTCAAGGAGTGCACTGTTGGCGGAATGGTTAGTCTGTGTGCCATATAGGCATTAGGAGCCTTGACCAGGAGGTCAAGTCGACTCTCTTTTGGACAGACTATTTACCAACCTAAATGTGATAGCTAAATCAGCTTCTCCTCAtctgacattatttatttatacggTGTGTCAATATTCTGAATTATTACAAGTGATGCTTTTGTGGTTCCATAAATCATTTGAATtagtattttgttgttgtagtaaAGTCAGACTATTCATTTACTTTATGGTTAAGAAAGATGTGATCAGCTTCAGTGACAAGAAAAAGTGAGCAGAACCTTTGGAATTATCATCTATGTTTCTGTCATTGAATATAGTCAGATGTCAAAGTTTCacacaaaatagtttttaattGAAACAAAGAGGACACATTGTAAAGACCTCTCAaagatagggttagggttagggttgtttcTAGTTCTAGTCTTGAGTTTGTGCAGTTATCTCTGTTAGCTATCTGTTTTCTGTAAAAACGTTTACTATTGGAATTAAATAATTACTATTTCACAGAGCACTGCTTTCACATCTGTGGCAGCTCTTCAAGTGGAGCTGGGAGAGATGCCTTTGTATCTCAGGTGAGACCAATAATCTCTTGTGTATTGGGCTAATCCTAAGGGTCATCAGGATGGTTACACAGGTCCAAATTCATTGACAAACGTTCAAAAGAGAGAATACGCAAGTTAAAATCTTAACTCAAGTAGAGTTAATTTGTGAAGTAGAGATtcacaaatcaaaaatatttgtgtgcaaTTTAATTATGTAGGGGAACCGTGCACCTGGTCTGTACCGGGGTGTTTGGAAAAAGCCACACCGACACAGAGATGGTCTGCTGGTCACCCTGGCCTGATGCTGAGTCCAGAGTGACCAGCAGTGGCCCCTGTGGGACCATTACAGCACAACAAGAAACATGATGGCCCAAAAAGTGGCAATACCATGGCTGTACAACGGGGCCAGAGTTTCTGGAACCAACCacagctctttgtgtttgtaaaattaGCATGGTGCTCCCTGATGTTGGCCTGGAGACTTTGAACGATGGAAGCTGTAACACTTGGCTGCTCGGAGATGATGGCGGTCCGCAGTTTAAACATACTGCCATACTTGGTCTTCAGGTCTTCAATAACAGCTTCGCATACGAGCTTTCGTCTTTTCGCCTCCTCAACACTGAGTTCCCGGATCGTCTGGTGGACTAGCTGTTGAGGGAAGGAAGCCAGGTCCTCCTTGGTCCAGATTTCAGCAACTCTGCACTTTTGGAAGAGTCGACGCGACATAAAGGTGACAAACAGCTGGAGCTGTTGTTTGTCCTCCTCAGCCTAGACGGACTCTTCAGGGCTGGAGGTGGAAGGATCAGAGGTTTCCATCAGGTGTGTGGAGCTCAGTTTGGGTGCAACACTCGTGTGTGTGGACTTGGGGTCTTTTCCCTCACAAAAAACCTCAGGACCCCTTTGTGGGAAAAAGGTGATCTGAGGGTACTCTCAGTCACCTTGTCTCCAAAGCAAACCGGGATCAGGCCTCGTGATGCCTTGTACTCCATAGTTATTCAGATTTGGTTCTTGGACTTGTCTCTTCAACTCAGAGATAACAGATGCTCTCTGGTTTGTGGAGAGGTTTAATAAAGTTCACCATGAAGAGCCTTTTACTTACCTACTTCGGAGATCCAAATAAATATGTCATCTCTGAGTAATACGTAATCTCTGACGACACGCTGCAATACAGTTTGGACATGTGCATATGCCCGCACTCCAGCTGTGCGCTCGTGCGTTGCCCGTGACAACGGACTGACAGGTGAAGCCAAAGCGGAAGTGCAGGCTGTGTATATGTGCGCATATATGTACTATATTATAGTTAGCCAGCGGGTTGGCATGCACATCTTTCACTACTTTCCCACGTCAAGGCAGCTGCGTAACGGCTACGATCGCTGACGATACCAAGGGAAATTAGGATGATAAACACGATAGAAGAAATATTATAGTCTCAATCTTACCTTTAGAAAATGCGCTGAGTTTCGTTGAGTACAGTCTTACTTTCCTGCATCTTCAGTTTAAAAGGCTCAAACTGGATGTAGCGATACCCTGCTTCGCTTCAAAACGGAAGTTGTCTGACATCATGTGAAAAGGGGTTCTTGAGATGGTGACAAAAAGAATTTGTATGCCATAGCCCAACCTAGATTTGTTCACCAGCCGCCACTCTAAACATGGATGTTCATAGGAACTACTTTGATGCACCGTCTGAAAAGGGCTAACTTCTGTGCCTTTTGTTTAGAATCGGAGTGCTGATAACTAACGCAGGAAAATTAtctttttacaataaaaaataacctGTGGCAGGCGAACAAGATGTATTAGATCTGGTCTGGCTGTGCTCCACCACTGAGCATCAGTTCTCTTCAATTTGAAGTATCCTCCGAAAGTGGTGGTTAGCAGCAGCTTGACTGTTTTAATCCATCGCTGTTCCTGATTGTGACCACTAGATGTAAACAGAAGGTTAAATTTGAATACGTCAAAGACTTTTAGCTCAGTTAAAAGCCGGCTTTAAAGCGATTCATACAGAGgctgtgaatttatttataattcCTACCGTCATTATTACGTATTATTAAGTTGGACCCCACAACTGTGACAATTGGGAAACAATAAATTGACATTAGCGTCCCTCAACTACTACTTCCGGTATGATGCCGGAAGTGACGAAATAAAGTAAACAGGAGCTGTCGGTGGATCCACGCATTCAGATATCTGCAGCTAAAGGCGACGGATTTTACAAGGAATTTTTTAAGCATACGAAGAAACATTTGTATGACAACCTGCTTCTAAAAGGGTAAGTTGTTAATGGCGAGTCGACCGCTGTGAACTTATTAGTTAAATTGAAACCTGTCAGTAGCTAACGGCTAATTAGCCTCCGTTATTGAGCTGGTTTGTTGCTGCTGGCTTCAGTCGCTACGACGaaatattatgtttttttgtttgtttgtttgtttctttgagttCGGTGCACTGAGTTTAAAATTACACGTGTTTAGATCGTTAATCTGGCTAACCACTGGAGTTAAGACAGGGAGTTCGGATGTGTCGCCTGTAACCAGCTGtttgttcacctgctgctgctgcagcagctgcggACTCCTCCTCAGTCTGGCCCATCTGGCTACGAGTCGGTGTCCTGAGGCACTCTCCTGTTAGAAAGAGCTGCTCTATTTTGTACATGATGACTACAGTACACTCTGATCCACTTCATAGCTTCATTCAGAAGTGTGTGACTGggtatttcttcttcttcttcgtcgtCGTCGTCCGCAGTCGCCAACTATTTaacatattgttgtttttgcttcacAGGTTCTACCGGGTCAGGAGTGACTCTGTCCTGCTATGTTCACAGATATGGACTATGAATTGGAGGAGGACAAACTGTGAGTCACGGTTATGTTTCCCTTGTCATTATCACCGTCACAACACATTATTGAAATCATGCATTGGACCAAAACTCCCCCGAACGTGTTGTATAAAGAACAGTTAAAGAGTTACTAATGCTGTTTCTTCCAGAGCACTGCATTCAAATACTGCGTTAAATTAAAGTCTCaggatatatttttttctctctccaaagGGGGATACCAACAGTACCAGGTACTGTGTGTCTGAAGAAAGATGCTAATAATCTTATTGGCATCAGTATTGGTGGTGGGGCACAGTACTGTCCTTGTCTCTACATTGTTCAGGTATATacagagcagcagatcagattttctttgatatctatgatgtgatgtgatatcTCTGTGTTTCAAACTTATCTTACTAATAATATCAAAGGAGAAATGTCCGTGTTTTTGGTAcctttttaaatgtgatatCTGTTGTCACACAGGTCTTTGACAACACCCCAGCAGCTCTGGAGGGCACACTGGCAGCAGGCGATGAAATCACCGGCGTGAATGGGAAACCAGTGAAGGGAAAGACTAAAGTCGAGGTGGCCAAGATGATCCAAGCTGTCCAGGTACACAAGTTCTTGAGCTGCAATCACAGTTCAAAGTTGTTAACAGTCCTGAGCAATACAAGGATATAGTCAGATGGTTTATTATTTACTCCCTCTACCATTCTGTGGATGGATAAACAATCTAAATGATGCCAGCTCTATTCAAACTCTCAATAAGGGATTAAAGTAGTTGAAGACTAAGACAGAAAATTTTTTCCAGGAACATAACAAATGCAGGTAAATTTATTTAGCGGCTGTagatttttatgtgtgtgtctcatcatacatacatacatacaagaAATCAGTCTTTGTTGGAATTATCTCTTgtatattaaacatttaaaacacaaaagaacctAATTTCACACCCCTGTTAATTTAGTgcctttttataaaaaaaaaaaaaaaaaaatcgacacacatgaacataaatacaagcaaataaaatgaacagtaCTCACATATTTGTGTCCCACCAGCTGTGGACCTATCAGTGTACAGCTACAAAAGTTTACTAAGAGTGCAAACCCACCGCTGAACTGTGGAGAAGATAGAATAAATTGCCCTGCCAAGCAATACCAAGGGGAGTTAGGACAATAGCTTGCAGCATTTGCAGTCACGCCACCGATGTagtgtggctgtgttgtttttggcaTCTATTGTACACAGAAAAATTTCATGACTTCCTGTATGGTGGATTAAAGCGTGTGCTCAGTTTGGGGATTAGAGGATTAGATTGTTTTGTTACCCATTCACTGCAAATACTGCATGCATATTTTACCCGTGAAGTTGACAAAGGTTGCACATTATTAAAAAGTTAACAATTGTtcatctgatttatttcatGTATAGAAAATTAATAAACCTGTGTTTTTCAAGTTTACCTGTTATTGATTACTGTGTTTCAGGGAGAAGCGGCTATCCACTATAACAAACTGCAGGCAGATCCAAAACAGGGGAAGTCTCTGGATATAGGTACCTCTTCCAATAGATACTCACTTTTTTTATCCATCATTTGTTTATATCACTTTCTACAGAGTAACTATtgtaaattcatgtttttcatgcttACATTATCACAATAACACTGTTTCGGCACTGTCTGAATCTGTtgaacacacatttgtgtgtttcagtgctgaAAAAGGTCAAACATCGACTGGTAGAGAATATGAGCTCAGGGACAGCAGACGCTCTTGGACTCAGTAGAGCTATTCTGTGCAATGGTGAGATTATTATCATGTTCATTGTTGATTTTTGAGTTTGTTGATGTAGATTATATGAAGCTCATCTCATAATACCTTTCAGATGGGCTGGTCAAAAGACTGGAAGAGCTGGAGAAAACTGCAGAGCTCTACAAAGGTAAAGAAAATCAAATCGCAAAACTCAAATACAGTAATTACTGTAGGTAATGTTAAGTTTTATAATTTAATCTGAgatgttttgttgatgttggtAGTGTGaagttttgttattgtttttgtgactGCAGGACTGATGGAGCACACAAAGAGGCTGCTCAGAGCATTTTTTGAGCTTTCTCAGACTCATAGAGGTGAGTTACACTGATCAGAACCTCTATGGCTTTTTTAGCACCTAAATGTCTACAGAAAAATGGAAGACAgattatatttataaaatttaCTTTATCTCCACTCTAACATTTAACATCTATTTGGTGTTTGATTATGTGTCCTTCCAGCATTCGGGgatgttttttctgtcatcgGGGTTCGAGAGCCCCAGGCTGCAGCCAGTGAGGCGTTTGTGAAGTTTGCAGATGCTCATCGCAGCATTGAAAAATATGGTATTCAGCTTCTCAAGACAGTCAAACCAGTAAGTCCAATTTGAAATTTGACTTTTGCAGAAATCGGCACACAAAAAGCACccaggaatttatttatttatttattgagtgCTCTATTGTAGAAAGGAAaaactttttcatcttttacttttttgcttTGTAATGTACTTTTGTGTGCAGTTGTATTTCATCATGAATGCAACACACTTTGTGAAGGCTACTGGGGTGAGCTGAATTCTGCTCGTTTCTGTTGTTCATTGTTGCGACTTTATATCAAACTACTCACTTGTACAGATGCTCCATGACCTGAACACGTACCTTCACAAGGCCATACCGGACACAAAGCTTACTATCCGCAAGTATCTGGATGTGAAGTTTGAATATCTGGTAAATCCACCACTCAGTGTTCTTCTGCTTTAGCATATGACAGAGCTTTGAACAAAAGCTGTAAATCTTTGAACAAAGTTCATGTTTAGTCAACAGAATAACCGTTTGACATTGTATCTTTCAGTCGTACTGCCTGAAGGTGAAGGAAATGGATGATGAAGAATACAGTAGTATTGTGAGTAGCTATTTGAATTCCTGTGTCAGCAATTAAATCTGAATTATTATAAATGCTTGTATTCTTCATATTACATCCATGGAAAGTTGATAAGGAACAGTACCCTGATACAGCACACCGGTTGTGTATGATCTAGTTTTTATTTGCTCAAATGAGACAGTGAATGAAGCTCTTCCTCCTACAGGCAATGGGAGAGCCCTTGTATCGTGTCAGCACTGGAAATTATGAGTACCGTCTGGTGCTGCGGTGCCGACAAGAAGCTCGGGCCCGCTTTGCAAAAATGAGGAAGGATGTTCTGGAGAAAATAGAGCTGCTGGATCAGAAACATGGtgtgtcatttttcttctgttgtccAAGGTTTGAGgtctaaatacaaaatataaaaaactatGGTGGGACAGTATAGATGCAACACATCAGGCacaagagaaagggagaaatgagatgcatgctttcatttcaaagtaagTCCACAATTATTTCcgttgaaatatatttaaataacttttggattttcacttcacttttgaTTCATTAAAGATATAATATCATATAGCAACCTCGGTTTTCACCAAGATATCATAGTAAGACGTTACATTGGCACACACCATGATCACTCATGATGTATATCACATTGTTTCATTATAGTCAACCATCAGCAGAAGAGGCAGAAATAAAAGTCCCAAAAATATGCAGAAACAAATAACCATGGCCCCCATTTCACGATATATGTAATATGTTATGGCAGACAACTTTTCACACCTGTGACCCCaatattttcctttgaaaagCTTTAACAAATGTTAATGAGTCCAACTCAGCCTCCCTGTCATGTCATTTATTAACATATTTgccgcacttgtttatattTCTCATTTACAGTCCAGGACATTGTGTTCCAACTGCAACGCTTTGTGTCAGGCATGTCACATTACTACGATGAATGCTACGCTGTCCTGAAGGAGGCCGATGTCTTTCCCATTGAAGTGGACCTCTCCCGCACCATGATCAACTACAGCAGCCAGTCGTTGTCCTACACTGAAGACGAcaatgaggatgaggaagaggaccgtggaagaggcagagaggatggaggaagtAGTACAGCCAGACAAGCAGAGAATGGCGCAGAGAAATTAATTGATGACCAGTGAGTGGTTTGCGGCCTTCTTGTGGAGATGAAGTCCTCTAAAATACCTGTACACGTGCATTTGATGTCGACACTCCCCCAAACGGCAATGGTTGGAGTGCGGTATAGCAGTTTGTCTGGTTAACACTGTTTagcaaagatgaaaacaacaaaaacttgatGCTGTGATATTGTGCGCTACTCTGTTGGTGTTTTCGTCCTAGAATCAGTGGCTTTGTGGTTATTTTGACTCTCAACTTTCTCCTCTAAGAAGACGTTTCTGCTTCTCAAGATTATTTTCCTTCACGCATGCAGCCATGTCTGATTGAGTGTTTGAGAgacaaaaaacagcaggaaactaTTTAAATCTGAAAGCTGTGGattgttttcatgctgcagaGTAGAAACTACGTGCATACAAGTTGTGCCTTCTTAGCTCAAGTGTTATGAAATCTAATGAGTCTGGGctatgttttaatttgtttatgtACAGTTGTTGCACATCTTTCAGTTTTCATAGCTGGTtttagaaatgttaaaaaaaaaaaaaaaaagggaagagcTGTGAAATTCTTGAACACCAAAGTCTTTTTCATCTGAGCTGTACTATCATTCCtcaagttaaaatgtttttttcttaatactCTCCTACATTGCTCACTTCATCTGAAATGTATGATCGTTTCTCACCAGCTCTGTCCTAACTgctaatgtttgtgtttgtttgtgttaaatgaCATACAGTCATCCTCACAGAGCTTTACCATTGCTTTGGCATTGGGCCTATAATTGCAAACACTACCTGTAAATAAGTATGTAGAAGTGCGAGAGATGTTAAAACTCTGCTTTTGGGCATTTTCTTGTCATTccaactttatttattctttttgtcaaaatatatatacaaaaaatttAACTAGAAAGATTGATTCTATGTTATAGTAAATATAATTATTCAATTGTTAGAGCCTCAGTTTTCTCTTCTGAGGATTATGTGGTTTTGTGTTGATTCCATGATAATGTAATGCTGGTAGAGCTTTACTGGGGCTGTCACTTGGGGGCAGTGTGTCATCAGACCAACAATGAGAGAGCACTGAAGTCCATGGGAAGGatttaaaaaatcattttgtgtaTCGTTTTTCTGAAAAACTGGACTGTAATGTATCAAAAGGGAGCTACATGTTTCTTTTGCACAAGTTGGCTCATAGCAACTACAGCGTTTTGGCTGAAATTCCCACGGTTGTTTTGTcccacaaataaattaaatgtaactTAAATCTTTTGGTCTCTTTCAAAatctagttttgttttttgtatttgagtACTTTCGATTTGTCTGTGCCAACAACCGCGGTAAAGGTAAAAAGTCATCAGTTAGTAAACAGTTATAAGAAGGTAGGGGGTTGTTGTGTGAAGCTACAtagccccagtggcctaatggataaggcactggcctcctaagccagggattgtgggttcgagtcccatctggggtgaacgtctttttgctgctgtttgtgattCCCTTCAGAAACCCAGAAACACACCGTATTCATCCGGACGTTTTCCTAACTGAACATGACACGCATCACCGAAAAGGAGTCATATAAGGTGCCCTCCCGTTCCCTCGGgccagcagccaatcaggaaacagtccGCCCAGGACTTTCCCTTCGCCACAGAAATACCCATTTCCCCTCCACCTGAATTCCTCTCGACCGACCACAGCCTTGAGTGTGCAGTTGTTGAAGCCTGGGACTGCTCTCACACAGCCATGCTTCTGCTGGAGGGGCTGTtagtttttctgctgctgactgCGGCTGCCAACTTCGCCTCTCCACAGAGTAAGTCACGGTTGGTTGGTTGTGTAAGGATCTAATGGGTTTCTTAACACTccgtgttcattcattcattatccgtttccgggtcgcgggatACTCTAATGTATTAATATCTAATCACTGCTTGTCAGCTGTTgagatttaaaatgtcagagaTGACAGAGGGACTTCGGATACACCTCCTTAAGTCATGTGACTAAGCGCGGTACGTCTCCTGCACtcctgaaaacatgaaaactgcaGTACAAAATGGTTATCTGTCATTAAACTGGATATCAGTGGTAGCTTACAGTGCACTATCAATagcagttgattttttttagacttttagAAGTATGGACGTTAAGTTTGTTGATGTATTGATTTCCTCTTAGAAATGACAACAGCCACAGTGTACTGGGATGCCCAACAGAAAACGGTCCTGCTCAAGGAGGGTGTGTTGGAAACAGAAGGGGATGCCTATGGATATCTCAACAATACCCTGTCCAGTACAGG is part of the Echeneis naucrates chromosome 8, fEcheNa1.1, whole genome shotgun sequence genome and harbors:
- the LOC115047709 gene encoding galectin-1-like — translated: MQLELKNANLRVGDRLKVKGIILHDAERFQIDLGHDADDLALHFNPRFHDDTDGAVVVCNSKTAGCWGDERREIYNPLQRGSDVKIVLKLTGEMFEVELPNGHEVQFPNRVGIDVINYIRVTGDFNLTSFKVC
- the pick1 gene encoding PRKCA-binding protein translates to MFTDMDYELEEDKLGIPTVPGTVCLKKDANNLIGISIGGGAQYCPCLYIVQVFDNTPAALEGTLAAGDEITGVNGKPVKGKTKVEVAKMIQAVQGEAAIHYNKLQADPKQGKSLDIVLKKVKHRLVENMSSGTADALGLSRAILCNDGLVKRLEELEKTAELYKGLMEHTKRLLRAFFELSQTHRAFGDVFSVIGVREPQAAASEAFVKFADAHRSIEKYGIQLLKTVKPMLHDLNTYLHKAIPDTKLTIRKYLDVKFEYLSYCLKVKEMDDEEYSSIAMGEPLYRVSTGNYEYRLVLRCRQEARARFAKMRKDVLEKIELLDQKHVQDIVFQLQRFVSGMSHYYDECYAVLKEADVFPIEVDLSRTMINYSSQSLSYTEDDNEDEEEDRGRGREDGGSSTARQAENGAEKLIDDQ